A genomic region of Mesorhizobium sp. NZP2077 contains the following coding sequences:
- a CDS encoding heavy metal translocating P-type ATPase, with the protein MTHSDHDHHGDHPGAHGGCCAAKGTAVDAVLRDPVCGMTVDPAAGKATSEHGGRLYHFCSEGCRTKFQAAPDQYLAATDPVCGMSVDRATARHFVRHEGRGFYFCSAGCKAKFEAAPQTYLGDRPAPVPAPKGTQYTCPMHPEIIRDKPGSCPICGMALEPMGVPSGDEGPNPELVDFTRRFWVSAALSIPLLIIAMAPMVGLSFEGWVDDRTKVWIELALASPVVLWAAFPFFHRGWESVVNRSPNMWTLISLGVGAAYLYSVVATLFPDIFPDQLRSHGGAVPVYFEAAAVIVALVFLGQVLELRAREKTGSAIRALLDLAPKTARRIGEDGSETDVPLDSVKAGDRLRIRPGDALPVDGTVLEGRSSIDESMITGEPLPVEKAEGDTLTGGTLNKNGSLIMRAERIGAETTLARIVELVAKAQRSRAPIQGLADRVSFYFVPAVVLVAVVAFIAWAVFGPEPSLIFAVVSAVSVLIIACPCALGLATPMSIMTATGRGAHAGVLIKEAAALERFASVDTLIVDKTGTLTEGRPKLTDVVAANGFSEDELLGLAASLEKGSEHPLAEAIVEGAAARGLTVTDAGAFEAITGKGVSGTVSGKTVALGNAAMMRDLGVDVSAASASAEALQGDGKTAMFIAVGGRLAGIVAVADPIKTTTAEAIRALHDSGLRIIMATGDNERTANAIARSLGIDEVRAGLLPEQKAALVEELRGQGAGVAMAGDGVNDAPALASADVGIAMGTGADVAVESAGITLVKGDLNGIVRARKLAQATIGNIRQNLFFAFLYNLLGVPVAAGVLYPLTGMLLSPMLAAAAMSLSSVSVIANALRLQTLKL; encoded by the coding sequence ATGACGCACTCGGATCATGATCACCACGGCGACCACCCCGGCGCCCATGGCGGCTGCTGTGCGGCGAAAGGCACGGCCGTGGATGCGGTTTTGCGCGACCCGGTCTGCGGTATGACCGTGGATCCGGCCGCCGGCAAGGCGACATCGGAGCATGGCGGCCGCCTCTATCATTTCTGCAGTGAAGGTTGCCGCACGAAATTCCAGGCTGCGCCGGACCAATATCTGGCGGCCACCGACCCTGTCTGTGGCATGAGCGTCGACCGCGCCACCGCCAGGCACTTTGTCCGCCATGAAGGCCGGGGCTTCTATTTCTGTTCCGCCGGTTGCAAGGCGAAATTCGAGGCGGCACCGCAAACCTATCTCGGCGACAGGCCGGCGCCGGTGCCGGCGCCCAAGGGCACGCAATACACGTGCCCGATGCATCCCGAGATCATCCGTGACAAGCCTGGCTCCTGCCCGATCTGCGGCATGGCGCTGGAGCCGATGGGTGTACCATCAGGTGATGAAGGGCCAAATCCCGAACTGGTCGACTTCACCAGGCGGTTCTGGGTCAGCGCTGCATTGTCGATCCCGCTTCTGATCATCGCCATGGCGCCCATGGTCGGCCTGTCGTTCGAAGGCTGGGTTGATGATCGCACGAAGGTCTGGATCGAACTGGCCCTGGCAAGTCCGGTGGTGCTGTGGGCTGCCTTTCCGTTTTTTCATCGCGGCTGGGAGTCGGTCGTCAACCGCAGCCCCAACATGTGGACGCTGATTTCGCTCGGCGTCGGTGCGGCCTATCTCTACAGCGTCGTCGCCACGCTCTTCCCGGACATCTTCCCGGATCAATTGCGCAGCCATGGCGGTGCGGTGCCGGTCTATTTCGAGGCTGCGGCCGTCATTGTCGCGCTGGTCTTCCTCGGCCAGGTGCTGGAATTGCGCGCCCGCGAAAAGACCGGGTCGGCGATCCGTGCTCTGCTCGATCTGGCGCCCAAGACCGCGCGGCGTATCGGCGAAGACGGTTCGGAGACTGATGTGCCGCTGGACAGCGTCAAGGCCGGCGATCGCCTGCGCATCCGGCCCGGCGATGCCCTCCCGGTCGACGGCACGGTCCTCGAAGGCCGCTCCTCAATCGACGAATCGATGATCACCGGTGAGCCGCTGCCGGTCGAAAAGGCCGAGGGCGACACCCTCACCGGCGGCACGCTGAATAAGAACGGTTCGCTGATCATGCGCGCCGAGCGGATCGGCGCCGAGACCACGCTTGCGCGCATCGTCGAACTCGTCGCCAAGGCACAGCGTTCGCGCGCCCCGATCCAGGGATTGGCCGACCGCGTTTCCTTCTACTTTGTCCCGGCCGTCGTTCTTGTCGCCGTCGTGGCGTTCATCGCCTGGGCGGTCTTCGGCCCCGAGCCCAGCCTGATCTTCGCCGTCGTCTCGGCCGTCTCGGTGCTGATCATCGCCTGTCCCTGCGCGCTCGGCCTCGCTACGCCGATGTCGATCATGACCGCCACCGGGCGCGGGGCGCATGCCGGCGTGCTGATCAAGGAAGCCGCCGCGCTCGAACGCTTTGCCTCGGTCGACACGCTGATCGTCGACAAGACCGGCACGCTGACCGAGGGCCGGCCGAAACTGACGGATGTTGTCGCCGCAAACGGCTTTTCCGAAGACGAATTGCTGGGCCTTGCCGCGAGCCTGGAGAAGGGCTCGGAGCATCCGCTGGCCGAGGCCATCGTCGAAGGCGCCGCGGCGCGCGGTCTAACCGTCACCGATGCCGGCGCCTTCGAGGCGATCACCGGCAAGGGCGTCTCCGGCACGGTGTCGGGCAAGACTGTCGCACTCGGCAACGCCGCGATGATGCGCGATCTCGGCGTTGACGTTTCCGCCGCCTCAGCCAGTGCCGAAGCTCTGCAGGGCGATGGCAAGACCGCGATGTTCATCGCCGTCGGAGGCAGACTGGCCGGCATCGTCGCCGTCGCCGATCCCATCAAGACGACCACTGCCGAGGCGATCCGGGCGCTTCATGACAGCGGCTTGCGGATCATCATGGCGACCGGCGACAATGAGCGCACGGCAAATGCAATCGCCAGAAGCCTAGGCATAGACGAGGTCCGCGCCGGTCTGTTGCCGGAACAGAAGGCTGCCCTGGTCGAGGAGTTGCGCGGCCAGGGCGCCGGTGTCGCCATGGCCGGCGACGGCGTCAACGACGCGCCGGCCTTGGCCAGCGCCGATGTCGGCATCGCCATGGGCACCGGCGCCGATGTCGCGGTCGAAAGCGCCGGCATCACTTTGGTCAAGGGCGACCTCAACGGCATCGTCCGGGCCCGTAAGCTCGCCCAGGCGACGATCGGCAACATCCGCCAGAACCTGTTCTTCGCCTTCCTCTACAATTTGCTTGGCGTGCCGGTCGCCGCCGGCGTGCTCTATCCGCTCACGGGCATGCTCTTGTCGCCGATGCTGGCGGCGGCGGCGATGAGCCTGTCCTCTGTATCGGTGATCGCCAACGCATTGCGGCTGCAGACGTTGAAACTCTGA
- a CDS encoding glycosyltransferase family 25 protein gives MKCLVINLDRSSDRLAHVTAEFVRIGIAFERITAIDARENGDLMLQPQHAIYAIRRLSHSEIACMHSHRACWAIIAQDDAPYGAVFEDDIVFSANAGALLADGGWIPADADVVKLETFFSKTMIQRKRTAVGHGFSVFRLRRSHMGTGGYILSRQMARDLLDATARANAAADDILFNPAFPTSGEKTIYQLVPALCAQDQFMGNRLPSLLYEEREAEWVASGLTKKRRKPLREKMRVETRRIAEWIVDHCRLRRYTVVPFDPPEAER, from the coding sequence ATGAAGTGTCTGGTCATCAATCTTGATCGGTCGTCCGACCGGCTCGCCCATGTCACGGCGGAGTTTGTCCGCATCGGTATCGCTTTCGAGCGAATCACCGCAATCGACGCCCGCGAGAATGGGGATCTGATGCTGCAGCCGCAGCATGCGATATACGCCATACGGCGCCTGTCCCACAGCGAGATCGCCTGCATGCACAGCCATCGCGCCTGCTGGGCCATCATCGCGCAAGACGACGCGCCCTATGGCGCTGTCTTCGAGGACGACATCGTGTTCTCCGCGAATGCCGGCGCCCTGCTTGCCGACGGCGGCTGGATTCCGGCCGATGCCGATGTCGTCAAGCTCGAGACATTCTTCAGCAAAACCATGATCCAGAGGAAGAGGACCGCTGTCGGCCACGGCTTTTCCGTGTTCAGGCTCCGCAGGAGCCATATGGGGACCGGCGGCTACATCCTCTCCAGGCAGATGGCACGCGATCTGCTGGATGCCACTGCGCGGGCCAACGCGGCCGCCGATGACATTCTCTTCAACCCGGCGTTCCCGACGTCAGGTGAAAAGACGATCTACCAGCTTGTTCCCGCGCTCTGCGCGCAGGACCAGTTCATGGGCAACAGACTGCCAAGCCTGCTTTACGAGGAACGCGAAGCCGAATGGGTCGCGAGCGGTCTGACCAAGAAACGCCGAAAGCCCCTCCGCGAAAAGATGAGGGTGGAAACCAGGCGCATCGCCGAGTGGATTGTCGACCACTGCAGACTACGCCGGTACACGGTTGTCCCCTTTGATCCACCCGAAGCAGAACGATAG
- a CDS encoding glycosyltransferase family 25 protein has protein sequence MKRLVINLDRSPERLAHMVSEFGRIGIGFERIAGIDAKEHPELVLQPQHAIHAIRPLSGSEVACLHSHRACWTIIAQDDAPYGAVFEDDMVFSSKAGALLGDTSWVPADADVVKLETFFSRTVIQRRRTSAGHGFSMVRLCKGHPGAGGYLLSRQMARAFLEATAQINIAVDDLIFDPIMSAGRTVYQLVPALCAQDQFVGERLPSLLDQERDSARTINGLMTRQRKPTAVRISREARRTVRWIADFCRFRQRIVVPLDPVEATE, from the coding sequence ATGAAGCGTCTGGTTATCAACCTCGATCGATCTCCCGAGCGGCTTGCCCACATGGTATCGGAGTTCGGCCGTATCGGCATCGGATTCGAGCGTATCGCGGGGATCGATGCCAAGGAACATCCCGAGCTGGTGCTGCAGCCGCAGCACGCAATACACGCCATCCGGCCGCTCTCCGGCAGCGAAGTCGCCTGCCTGCATAGTCATCGCGCCTGTTGGACGATCATTGCCCAGGACGACGCCCCGTACGGCGCCGTGTTCGAGGACGACATGGTCTTCTCAAGCAAGGCCGGAGCGTTGCTGGGCGATACGAGTTGGGTGCCGGCCGACGCCGATGTCGTGAAGCTCGAGACGTTCTTCTCCAGAACCGTAATCCAGAGGCGAAGGACCTCGGCCGGACACGGTTTTTCCATGGTCCGGCTCTGCAAGGGCCATCCGGGGGCCGGCGGTTACCTGCTCTCGCGGCAAATGGCACGCGCCTTTCTGGAGGCAACGGCGCAGATCAACATAGCCGTCGACGATCTCATCTTCGACCCCATCATGTCGGCCGGCAGGACTGTCTACCAACTTGTTCCCGCGCTCTGCGCGCAGGACCAGTTCGTCGGCGAAAGGCTGCCAAGCCTGCTTGACCAGGAACGCGACTCCGCGCGGACCATAAACGGGCTTATGACAAGGCAGAGGAAGCCGACTGCCGTGAGAATCAGCAGAGAGGCCAGGCGAACCGTGAGGTGGATCGCCGATTTCTGCAGATTCCGGCAACGGATTGTCGTTCCCCTCGATCCGGTCGAGGCAACGGAGTAG